A window from Citrus sinensis cultivar Valencia sweet orange chromosome 5, DVS_A1.0, whole genome shotgun sequence encodes these proteins:
- the LOC102621852 gene encoding VQ motif-containing protein 9, which produces MDKSCHSGGGESTTTSSNSSQVISNSNRDQYLKQLNKLSHKISKPSSSSSSSATSSNPIIKKSNAFDHQSQPPPQQNLQQPPVYNINKNDFRDVVQKLTGSPAHERFSAPPPIHQPKPPSSRLQRIRPPPLAHVSNRPPPMLSCAAPAPPPSLNPSASASAVSNNSFIQRPAAPLSPLPPLPAVHAAAESPVSAYMRYLQSSISAADPNSKTQFSGFSPLAPLVSPRWNNANGQGVMPPPSSSQQQMPEPQSQSQFPFPSSPLPFGCLNSPRSPYPLLSPSLLFSPTSGQLNFPLSPTVPVPSPRWRGL; this is translated from the coding sequence atggATAAGAGCTGCCATTCAGGTGGTGGCGAATCTACCACCACCAGTAGTAACAGCAGCCAGGTGATCTCCAACAGTAACAGAGATCAATACCTCAAGCAGCTCAACAAGCTTTCTCACAAGATCTCCAAACCCTCCTCCTCTTCCTCCTCCTCAGCTACATCTTCAAATCCAATCATCAAGAAATCTAACGCTTTTGACCACCAGAGTCAGCCGCCGCCTCAGCAGAACCTCCAGCAGCCGCCGGTCTACAATATCAACAAGAACGACTTCCGAGATGTGGTCCAGAAGCTGACCGGTTCGCCGGCTCACGAGCGCTTCTCCGCGCCTCCTCCTATTCACCAGCCCAAGCCTCCCAGCTCTCGTCTCCAGCGCATCCGCCCTCCTCCCCTTGCTCACGTTAGCAACCGCCCCCCTCCCATGCTATCGTGCGCCGCCCCCGCTCCTCCTCCTTCTCTTAATCCTTCCGCTTCCGCCTCCGCTGTCAGCAACAACAGCTTCATCCAACGGCCAGCAGCGCCTCTCTCTCCACTCCCGCCTTTACCGGCTGTACACGCGGCGGCCGAGTCTCCTGTTTCGGCCTACATGCGGTACCTTCAGAGCTCGATCTCAGCTGCTGATCCGAACTCCAAGACGCAATTTTCGGGATTCTCTCCGCTGGCACCGCTTGTTTCGCCTCGATGGAACAACGCTAATGGGCAGGGAGTCATGCCCCCACCATCGTCGTCACAACAGCAAATGCCGGAGCCGCAATCGCAGTCGCAGTTTCCATTTCCATCGTCACCACTGCCGTTCGGTTGCTTGAATTCACCTCGCTCACCGTACCCTTTACTCTCTCCGAGTTTGCTGTTTTCACCGACGTCGGGTCAATTAAATTTTCCGCTCTCGCCGACGGTGCCTGTGCCCAGCCCCAGATGGAGAGGCCTTTGA